One window of Etheostoma spectabile isolate EspeVRDwgs_2016 chromosome 6, UIUC_Espe_1.0, whole genome shotgun sequence genomic DNA carries:
- the glipr2l gene encoding GLI pathogenesis-related 2, like, whose amino-acid sequence MGKSASKQFSEEVLRCHNEFRRKHQAPPMKLSSKLSREATSYAESLASTRILKHSVESSRGSCGENLAWASYDQSGKDVTDRWYDEVKQYNFNRPGFSSGTGHFTAMVWKSSNKLGVGKATASDGSSFVVARYFPAGNITNQGHFENNVLPAKSTT is encoded by the exons CCTCAAAGCAGTTTTCCGAGGAGGTGCTGCGGTGTCATAATGAGTTCAGGAGGAAGCACCAGGCTCCTCCAATGAAGCTAAGCAGCAAGTTGAGCAGAGAGGCTACCAG TTATGCTGAAAGTCTGGCCAGCACACGGATCCTGAAACACAGCGTGGAGTCCAGTAGAGGAAGTTGTGGAGAAAACCTGGCGTGGGCCTCCTATGACCAAtcag GAAAGGATGTTACAGACCGCTGGTATGATGAAGTGAAACAGTACAACTTCAACCGTCCTGGATTCTCCTCTGGCACTG GTCATTTCACAGCAATGGTTTGGAAGAGCAGTAATAAGTTGGGTGTCGGTAAGGCTACTGCATCAGACGGTTCATCTTTCGTGGTGGCCAGATACTTCCCTGCTGGAAACATCACTAACCAGGGACACTTTGAAAACAACGTCCTCCCAGCTAAATCCACCACCTAA
- the nacad gene encoding uncharacterized protein nacad: MPGESSHRTVPTDKHPEQGAEETGLPGPDMTRHQSTDSTPSDSGSSPSDSGSSPSPSTPQKLLPACTSPFGPRISHATPSSSGTPRPQPEGSDHRNNTPRLSGKLGGHGPCGRHVPVKMERIKVLTGSEVESDYQEPQTIDTRVVMGQETLLKTTEIQKRKPMVEPSGQAIPLQASPSFPCPQSQAKETQLETRKVENQAQISQKLQDQQKKPVQPPITLPSPLQNPIFSPSFSPEPIRTDDNLKDSQEQGQTLSQDEVPSLSFSELVCPVALSFSEPAYAVDPLRVGVPSSLDPDLYYTAPSTPIKMASRSLHLKHHSYPGSPVCPLSPGSPSDSEDLGSPLTSPSGSYITAEGGSWTSSYTSSTSPSTSPNLLLAEEAQEAPACFVGSLSEIGDEVAEEKGRACPEREEEKAGGFCLYRPDDFVINSRMGITGTVILEEEEALKEEEIKISRESCRPCWVTDNTSLLRSSSSRSTDSQEDGGESESSLCPLEETSAGREECSRALQTGLKLQLEACVSEEHYGQMDDHPELPSTALTPDTESMTMASSSLSPDSPVCPLDAFCPGAFGRFGPSSFMLSQAACADDVPVEERMIPASLISFPLHTSLIFKADSMEITLFPTEDENDLGEGNDINEGKDVNAYAAGEEEADVEDDDDDEEEDDDDDYDYDDEGDGNANGSADGGDNDKNNEDDDGEEHDEAGEEAKVEVKVVEEEEVEEEEEQEEADEKCDHKAVQDPTEEDSSASFLHSLSETSINEGLDEAFCFQDDTDDSLDSASYNGEEDERLYSTERHAQSIEPTPMDALYLTGVQSETEHGYTTGKGQTEHLHTQLATDKVVELPKTTCLSKSIGLDKQTPLDEPELESTSGIDQTKPLHMHMHMSTDKPVDHQIPFSPREAISCPPESSSNMDESGCESNMTDISRSFNPLEHRKDSSHLNPSTTTVVIYASPDPAAEFHTSPPSAASAQEMADLNSSVLPEELTEENPQMKDDDLQDSNDYSGEESTDKPERDSFKLLIKPRHYQPESHRAVGASRLVLSKFFSNKSDVPGGAEETCRTSIHRESDIELDQRNGNSSAESMSVDCRSIDSATNDLNKGVLLLSSPKEPSPNPSNIPVSGSPEVISELTDNLALTPGDSAQENLRENTLSTDEGVLGAVGSPHYPLAISPKRENSETDSRGGSGEVRPGAGAWCDDRMGLGFGLGLRSGAGFGVWGAGESLSLSLGKRYESLLMCDTEGQSTQTAMEVCENYDNVLSSVLDEEDNNSLCGNRDQLADEELVGEGTSESNLASWKSIEEISEAGGGEDGSSRFPEDDVSNLNPDNDGDNTQTQIQDTWKNSNNNNDSAFDSLEVAMCESLNALSEEVRPQSVSVSVRESVSNIPLEELPPQVSDTIPNEGEQKDSSINQASDTTQAPSSKDDACSISVPLVETYMNKAVTNQHLSSTDKAKSICYTSPECQAITPESNTAFSLLQGSFGSFTPKCKSNKSRPSRAWQDKMENTGSQSEPEMGKPPTEGQRKSDVSPVTDRLVDEPKTTDAFRGQQCVSNSGVKDKEEKAEEKAKKRGEEKDRKNKKERKTSPAQNVPEHFPCPTPKGELCTEKTIAAKKGRRGKQNKHRASQKGNHGDSSPDSVDDPKKPSVPLNTTADGWSKGGTDNSKTKTGRKANSKASLLDCQQTTSATNDELGSQMQGDNRSSPEVKIPIHGLCKSTTYAPDNLNVVLAINQELHKEQEVLDNRPLSDSQRGITVDINDNNIDAGQIPPTHDTISYSLTPLSSSPSPVSSSSPLPCSSTEPEDDLPTPVQESQPVLSAHQQPSLSMCHTTLPLCTTSPRTEEAPDPQFLPHNHLQEVTVVLSASTSSTTSVSSPSFSTAMVLSLSQPTQESTSPAPVTLDSACVPDSIFHHQAQPNLNIQPYKQIKQDCTWTTQDKCRGPSLAKDETDSEDDGGLPRRGHRSQARGMAGNRNGAMQRESGPSNQREIQPFSAHQISDRQSGCPINHSHKIAEEINLSFKNNCSILASCNESESEGSVPELEEPEPLRPSEPQSVSFADDGLNRPKQSRSEKKARKAMSKLGLKPVHGVTRITIRKSKSILFVISRPDVFKSPASDIYIVFGEAKIEDLSQQAHKAAAEKFKVPVTSSPLVPPVPPSLTIKEESEEEEEEVDEGGLEQRDIELVMAQANVSRAKAVRALKHNKNDIVNAIMELTM, translated from the exons ATGCCGGGGGAGAGCTCTCACAGAACTGTCCCCACCGACAAGCATCCAGAGCAGGGAGCTGAGGAGACAGGGCTCCCTGGACCAG ACATGACTAGACACCAATCTACTGACTCCACCCCTAGTGACAGTGGCTCCTCCCCCAGTGACAGTGGTTCTAGCCCTTCTCCCAGTACTCCTCAGAAGTTACTCCCAGCATGCACCTCTCCATTTGGGCCACGGATTTCTCATGCAACACCTAGCTCCTCTGGTACTCCAAGACCTCAACCTGAAGGCTCCGACCATCGCAACAACACACCGAGACTGTCTGGAAAGTTAGGTGGTCATGGACCTTGTGGCCGCCATGTCCCTGTTAAAATGGAGAGAATcaag GTCCTGACTGGTTCTGAGGTGGAGAGTGACTATCAAGAGCCACAGACCATTGACACAAGGGTGGTGATGGGTCAAGAGACATTGCTTAAAACGACAGAGATCCAGAAAAGAAAACCCATGGTTGAGCCAAGTGGTCAAGCTATTCCTTTGCAAGCTAGTCCGAGCTTTCCATGTCCTCAGTCACAAGCAAAGGAGACCCAGCTGGAAACCAGAAAAGTAGAAAACCAAGCCCAAATTTCTCAAAAACTGCAGGATCAGCAAAAAAAACCTGTGCAGCCCCCAATAACACTCCCTTCCCCTTTACAGAATCCCAtattctctccctctttctccccagAGCCAATCAGAACAGATGACAATTTGAAAGACAGCCAGGAACAGGGTCAAACCCTTTCTCAAGACGAAGTgccttccctttctttttctgagCTGGTCTGTCCAGTTGCTTTGTCCTTCTCTGAGCCAGCCTATGCTGTTGACCCACTACGTGTGGGTGTGCCCTCATCTCTTGACCCTGACCTATACTATACCGCTCCTTCCACCCCAATCAAGATGGCCTCCCGCTCATTGCACCTTAAACATCATTCATATCCTGGTTCTCCAGTCTGCCCTCTCTCCCCTGGTTCTCCCTCAGACAGTGAGGACCTCGGTTCTCCTCTCACCTCTCCCTCTGGCTCTTATATCACAGCAGAGGGAGGCAGCTGGACCTCCTCTTACACATCTTCAACCTCCCCCTCCACTTCTCCTAACCTGCTCCTCGCAGAAGAAGCACAGGAGGCCCCTGCTTGCTTTGTGGGCTCCTTATCGGAGATTGGAGATGAAGTTGCGGAGGAAAAGGGACGAGCATGTCCAGAACGGGAGGAGGAAAAGGCAGGAGGCTTCTGCCTGTACCGTCCTGATGATTTTGTCATAAATTCACGGATGGGTATAACGGGGACAGTGATCCTCGAGGAGGAAGAGGCTCTAAAAGAGGAAGAGATTAAGATTTCCAGAGAAAGTTGTCGTCCTTGCTGGGTGACTGACAATACATCTCTGTTAAGGAGCAGTAGCAGCCGTAGCACTGACTCCCAAGAAGATGGGGGAGAGTCTGAAAGCTCACTCTGCCCACTGGAAGAGACTAGTGCAGGGAGAGAAGAGTGCTCTAGGGCCTTACAGACAGGCCTGAAACTTCAACTGGAGGCATGTGTATCAGAGGAACATTATGGACAGATGGATGACCACCCAGAACTACCCTCCACTGCCTTGACTCCTGACACAGAGAGCATGACCATGGCCTCATCTAGCCTTAGCCCTGACTCACCTGTCTGCCCTCTGGATGCCTTCTGTCCTGGAGCCTTTGGTAGGTTTGGACCCAGTTCTTTCATGCTCTCCCAGGCAGCCTGTGCTGATGATGTACCAGTGGAGGAAAGGATGATCCCTGCCTCCCTCATCTCCTTTCCCCTCCACACAAGCCTTATATTTAAGGCTGATTCAATGGAAATCACCCTCTTCCCCACAGAGGATGAGAATGATCTTGGAGAAGGTAATGACATCAATGAAGGGAAGGATGTTAATGCTTATGcagcaggagaggaagaggcagatgtcgaagatgacgatgatgatgaagaagaggatgatgatgatgattatgattatgatgaCGAGGGTGATGGCAATGCTAATGGCTCTGCTGACGGTGGTGACaatgataaaaataatgaagatgatgatggcGAAGAGCATGATGAGGCAGGTGAGGAAGCTAAGGTAGAGGTTAAAGTGGTagaagaggaggaagtggaggaagaagaagagcaaGAAGAGGCTGATGAGAAGTGTGATCACAAAGCAGTGCAGGATCCCACAGAGGAGGACAGCTCAGCATCCTTCCTTCATTCACTTTCAGAGACATCTATCAATGAGGGGTTGGATGAAGCTTTCTGTTTCCAAGACGATACAGATGACTCATTAGATTCTGCCTCCTATAATGGGGAGGAAGATGAACGTCTATACAGCACTGAGAGGCATGCACAATCAATAGAACCCACACCAATGGATGCACTTTATCTAACTGGAGTCCAATCAGAAACTGAACATGGGTATACCACTGGAAAAGGTCAAACTGAACATTTGCACACACAGCTGGCAACAGACAAAGTTGTGGAACTCCCCAAAACAACCTGTCTTTCAAAATCCATTGGTCTGGATAAACAAACACCCCTGGATGAACCTGAACTGGAATCTACCAGTGGAATAGATCAGACAAAACctttgcacatgcacatgcacatgagCACAGATAAACCAGTGGATCACCAGATACCATTTAGTCCTAGAGAAGCTATTTCTTGTCCACCAGAGTCCTCCAGCAACATGGACGAAAGTGGGTGTGAAAGTAATATGACGGATATCTCTCGCTCTTTCAACCCTCTGGAGCACCGTAAAGACAGCTCTCATTTGAACCCTTCCACCACTACTGTTGTCATTTATGCTTCACCTGACCCTGCAGCTGAGTTCCACACCTCTCCTCCTTCTGCCGCTTCTGCACAGGAGATGGCAGACCTTAACAGTTCAGTTCTTCCGGAAGAATTGACTGAGGAAAATCCCCAGATGAAAGATGATGATTTGCAAGACAGCAATGATTATTCAGGGGAGGAATCAACAGACAAACCAGAAAGAGACTCTTTCAAATTGCTCATCAAGCCTCGTCATTATCAGCCAGAAAGCCACAGGGCTGTAGGAGCAAGTAGACTTGTATTATcaaagtttttttccaataaatCAGATGTGCCTGGAGGGGCAGAGGAAACATGTAGGACCAGTATTCACAGGGAGTCTGACATTGAGCTTGACCAGAGGAATGGGAATTCTTCAGCTGAGTCTATGAGTGTGGACTGTAGAAGCATTGATTCTGCCACCAATGACTTGAATAAAGGTGTTCTTCTTCTCTCCAGCCCCAAAGAACCTAGTCCCAACCCCAGTAATATCCCTGTTTCTGGATCTCCAGAGGTAATCTCAGAACTTACTGACAATCTGGCCCTGACCCCTGGTGACTCAGCCCAGGAGaacctgagagaaaacaccCTGAGTACTGATGAAGGGGTGCTGGGAGCTGTTGGATCCCCACACTACCCCCTTGCTATCTCACCCAAAAGGGAAAACTCAGAAACAGACAGCAGGGGCGGTAGCGGGGAGGTGCGTCCTGGAGCTGGGGCGTGGTGCGATGACAGAATGGGGCTGGGTTTTGGTCTAGGATTACGATCAGGGGCTGGGTTTGGTGTCTGGGGAGCAGGGGAGTCCCTCTCACTGTCTTTGGGGAAGAGGTATGAGAGTCTGCTCATGTGTGacacagagggccaaagcacACAGACGGCCATGGAAGTGTGTGAAAATTATGACAACGTTCTGAGTTCTGTTCTGGATGAGGAAGACAACAACAGTCTCTGTGGAAACAGGGACCAGTTGGCGGATGAAGAATTAGTAGGAGAAGGAACTTCTGAGTCCAACTTGGCTAGCTGGAAGTCCATTGAGGAGATCTCAGAAGCAGGCGGAGGGGAGGATGGAAGCTCCAGATTTCCGGAGGATGATGTCAGTAATCTAAATCCAGACAATGATGGAGATAACAcgcaaacacaaatacaagacACTTGGAAGAATTCTAACAATAACAATGACTCTGCCTTTGACTCCTTGGAAGTAGCCATGTGTGAAAGTCTAAATGCTCTATCAGAGGAAGTGAGACCCCAGAGTGTGAGTGTCAGTGTCAGGGAGTCTGTGTCTAATATTCCACTTGAGGAGCTGCCACCTCAGGTTTCTGACACAATTCCAAATGAAGGGGAACAAAAAGACAGCTCCATAAACCAGGCATCAGACACAACACAGGCACCATCCTCAAAGGACGATGCCTGTAGCATCTCAGTGCCATTAGTTGAAACTTACATGAACAAAGCTGTAACAAACCAGCATCTCAGTTCAACAGATAAAGCCAAGTCAATATGCTATACCAGTCCAGAGTGCCAGGCAATCACTCCAGAGAGTAATACAGCATTTTCTTTGCTACAAGGATCATTTGGTTCCTTTACtcctaaatgtaaatctaacaAATCCAGACCAAGTAGAGCTTGGCAAGACAAGATGGAAAATACTGGTTCccagtcagaaccagagatggGGAAGCCTCCAACTGAAGGCCAAAGAAAAAGTGATGTCAGTCCTGTGACTGACAGACTTGTTGATGAACCAAAGACTACAGATGCCTTTCGAGGACAGCAATGTGTTAGTAACTCAGGGGTCAAAGACAAGGAAGAAAAAGCAGAAGAGAAAGCAAAAAAGAGAGGTGAGGAGAAAGATAGGAagaacaaaaaggaaagaaaaacctCTCCTGCGCAGAATGTCCCAGAGCACTTTCCGTGTCCCACCCCTAAAGGGGAACTTTGCACTGAAAAAACAATTGCTGCTAagaaagggaggagagggaaacagaacaaacacaGGGCATCCCAGAAAGGCAATCATGGTGACTCTAGCCCGGATTCTGTTGATGATCCAAAGAAACCTTCTGTTCCATTAAATACCACAGCAGATGGATGGTCAAAGGGGGGCACAGACAATTCTAAAACTAAGACAGGCCGAAAGGCAAACAGCAAAGCTTCATTGTTGGACTGTCAACAGACGACATCTGCGACAAACGATGAGTTAGGTTCACAGATGCAGGGGGATAACCGTTCCAGTCCTGAGGTCAAAATTCCTATCCATGGACTCTGCAAATCTACCACATATGCCCCAGACAACCTCAATGTTGTCTTAGCAATTAACCAAGAATTACATAAGGAACAGGAAGTGCTTGATAACAGACCTCTGTCTGATAGTCAAAGAGGAATCACAGTGGATATTAATGACAACAACATAGATGCTGGCCAAATCCCACCTACCCATGATACCATATCATACTCTCTGACTCCACTGTCTTCCTCACCATCTCCTGTTTCCTCATCCTCCCCTCTACCATGTTCCTCAACAGAGCCGGAGGATGATCTTCCCACACCTGTGCAGGAATCCCAACCTGTCCTTTCAGCCCACCAACAGCCTTCACTGTCCATGTGCCACACTACCCTACCGCTTTGCACCACCTCCCCCCGGACAGAAGAAGCCCCTGATCCCCAATTTCTTCCTCACAACCACCTCCAAGAAGTCACTGTTGTACTTTCTGCATCAACTAGTTCTACCACAAGTGTCTCTTCGCCCTCATTCTCCACTGCCATGGTGTTAAGCCTGTCCCAGCCTACCCAGGAGTCAACTTCACCCGCGCCTGTGACTCTCGATTCAGCATGTGTTCCAGACTCTATTTTCCATCACCAGGCTCAGCCTAATCTCAACATCCAACCTTACAAACAAATCAAGCAAGATTGCACATGGACCACACAAGACAAGTGCAGAG GTCCCAGTTTGGCTAAGGACGAGACAGACAGTGAGGATGATGGTGGATTGCCTCGACGTGGTCACAGATCCCAGGCCAGAGGAATGGCAGGAAACAGGAATGGAGCCATGCAGAGAGAGTCTGGTCCATCCAATCAGAGGGAAATTCAGCCTTTCTCTGCTCACCAAATATCCGACAGACAGTCAGGCTGTCCAATCAACCACAGCCACAAGATTGCAGAAGAAATCAACCTTTCTTTCAAAAACAATT GCTCCATATTAGCTTCCTGTAATGAGTCTGAGAGTGAAGGGTCAGTGCCTGAGCTAGAGGAGCCTGAGCCACTGAGACCATCAGAGCCCCAG TCTGTCTCCTTTGCAGATGATGGGCTAaacagaccaaaacagagcCGCAGTGAGAAGAAGGCCCGCAAG GCCATGTCTAAACTTGGTTTAAAGCCAGTCCATGGTGTGACCAGAATTACCATTAGGAAGTCCAAGAGTATCTTGTTTGTAATCAGCAGACCAGATGTGTTCAAAAGCCCTGCGTCTGACATTTACATTGTATTTGGAGAGGCAAAG aTTGAGGACCTATCTCAGCAGGCTCACAAAGCAGCCGCAGAGAAATTCAAGGTGCCTGTAACCTCTTCTCCATTGGTCCCACCTGTCCCACCCAGCCTCACCATCAAGGAAGAaagtgaagaggaggaagaagag GTGGATGAGGGAGGTCTTGAGCAGAGGGATATCGAGCTTGTGATGGCTCAGGCCAATGTGTCACGAGCCAAGGCAGTTCGTGCACTGAAACACAACAAGAATGACATTGTGAATGCTATCATG GAGCTGACCATGTGA